A segment of the Vibrio parahaemolyticus genome:
GAATAACCCCCAGATTTCTCTTAATTTATAGGCGCAAAACATTGGAAAACACAGTCGTTTCTGCAGCATCACCACGAGTTACAGTTCCAGTCGTCGCACTGTCTCTTTACGCGGTTGCTTCAGGCTATTTGATGAGCTTGATCCCACTCATGCTCGGCGAATACAACATCTCTGCTGATTACGCGAGTTGGTTGGCGAGCGTGTTTTATGGCGGCTTGTTGATTGGTGCCATGTTTATCGAACGCATTGTTCGCAATGTTGGCCACCGCAAAGCATTTATTGGCTGTTTGGCTGCCTTTTCGCTCACCATCGTTGCCCTACCAGCATTCCCGAATGGCCTAGTTTGGCTCGTTGCGCGCTTTATTGCTGGTGTCGCGGTTGCTGGTGTATTCGTGATCGTTGAATCCTGGTTGATGTCAGGCGACGAAGCATCACGCGCAAAACGCCTAAGCCTATACATGCTTTCTCTATACGGCGGCTCGGCTCTAGGTCAATTTGGTATTGGCGTTCTTGGCGTAAGTGGCGGCGTACCCTTTGTTGCGATTACAACATTGATCCTAATGGCGATGCTGGTACTGATGTTTATTGATTGCGAACAACCGAATAGCCATGAATCGACTTCATTGTCATTCAAACAGATTGCAAAACTCAATCATGCAGCGATCATCGGTTGCGTCGTATCTGGTTTAACCTTGGGTGCGATTTACGGTCTTATGCCTGTTGAATTGGCGAACCGTAAAATTACCCACCAAGACAT
Coding sequences within it:
- a CDS encoding MFS transporter, with translation MENTVVSAASPRVTVPVVALSLYAVASGYLMSLIPLMLGEYNISADYASWLASVFYGGLLIGAMFIERIVRNVGHRKAFIGCLAAFSLTIVALPAFPNGLVWLVARFIAGVAVAGVFVIVESWLMSGDEASRAKRLSLYMLSLYGGSALGQFGIGVLGVSGGVPFVAITTLILMAMLVLMFIDCEQPNSHESTSLSFKQIAKLNHAAIIGCVVSGLTLGAIYGLMPVELANRKITHQDIGTLMALVILGGMLVQPMVTTLNKYMSRTVLMAFFCILGIFSIGLTFISTSTAVLAASLFLLGMATFALYPVAINLGCEGLDERFIVSATQVMLFSYSVGSVAGPVVADKFMGQVHGLLGYLFAALVTTCVYMLLAASKTKQQMAAGL